In a genomic window of Porphyromonadaceae bacterium W3.11:
- a CDS encoding IS1182 family transposase, with protein MTKIQFRPYIHNRSMLFPQRLDEDICANDPVRVVNAIIDAIEIENIKGLYSKIGRHPYHPKMMLKVIIYAYMNNIYSCRKIEQALKRDVHFIWLAGYEKPDFITINRFRNRVKGEINKVFSQMVLLLAERGFISLDVEYIDGTKIESKANKYTFVWRKSVERNRAKLQEKLKALLSQIDDCIAQENSEGSEEVEITAEQLSELVTTFKAELERTPEPVNKEEKKKIRERKKQIKQLEEHKAKLMEYDEKLEKLEDRNSYSKTDPSATFMRMKEDAMRNGQTKPGYNLQIATNQQFITNFGLFYNPTDTLTFIPFLQFHQDRYGDLPSTVVADSGYGSEENYRFMEESGTTPFVKYNRFHIEHRPRYKPDPFQPSSLYYSKEGDYYVCPMGQRMRRIGTKRGKTASGYTTESARYKAARCKGCPLRGLCFKAKGNRIIEVNHRLNEYKKKANQLLTSEEGLRHRGRRCVEPESVFGQMKYNMSYKRFRHFGQDKVTMDFAFFAIAFNVKKLCSMMAKNPKNMDNTPHSCPNHPFLVTNNLLLEENQILKHLVAA; from the coding sequence ATGACAAAGATACAATTTCGTCCATACATACACAATAGGTCAATGCTTTTTCCTCAAAGGCTTGACGAGGATATTTGTGCTAATGATCCAGTGAGAGTGGTCAATGCCATTATCGATGCTATTGAGATTGAGAATATTAAGGGCTTGTACAGTAAGATAGGTCGCCACCCCTACCACCCCAAGATGATGCTCAAGGTGATTATCTACGCCTACATGAATAACATCTACTCGTGCAGGAAGATTGAGCAAGCCCTCAAAAGAGATGTCCACTTCATCTGGCTTGCAGGGTATGAAAAACCAGATTTTATCACCATCAATAGGTTTCGTAATCGTGTAAAAGGAGAGATCAATAAGGTCTTCTCACAGATGGTATTGTTACTTGCAGAGAGAGGTTTTATCAGTCTTGATGTGGAGTATATCGATGGCACTAAGATAGAATCCAAAGCCAATAAATACACCTTTGTGTGGCGGAAGAGCGTGGAACGAAATCGAGCCAAACTTCAGGAAAAGCTAAAGGCATTGCTCTCTCAAATCGATGATTGTATTGCTCAAGAGAATAGCGAGGGTAGCGAAGAAGTAGAGATTACAGCGGAACAACTTTCAGAGCTGGTGACCACCTTCAAAGCAGAACTAGAGAGAACCCCGGAACCAGTCAACAAGGAGGAGAAAAAGAAAATAAGAGAGAGGAAGAAGCAGATCAAGCAACTAGAAGAGCATAAGGCTAAACTTATGGAGTATGACGAGAAGCTGGAAAAACTCGAGGATCGCAACTCCTACTCCAAGACCGACCCCTCTGCCACCTTTATGCGTATGAAGGAGGATGCCATGAGAAATGGTCAAACCAAGCCAGGTTACAATTTACAAATAGCTACGAATCAGCAATTTATTACCAACTTTGGACTCTTCTACAATCCTACTGACACCCTCACATTTATCCCTTTTCTTCAATTCCACCAAGACCGTTATGGTGATTTGCCCTCTACTGTTGTAGCCGACTCTGGCTATGGCTCGGAAGAGAACTATCGTTTTATGGAAGAGTCTGGTACAACACCCTTTGTCAAATACAATCGCTTCCATATTGAGCATCGTCCTCGCTATAAGCCCGACCCATTTCAGCCCTCATCGCTATACTACAGCAAAGAAGGAGATTACTATGTCTGCCCGATGGGACAAAGGATGAGGCGTATCGGGACAAAGAGAGGCAAGACAGCAAGCGGATACACTACTGAGAGTGCGAGATATAAGGCTGCGAGGTGCAAAGGATGTCCACTCAGAGGACTATGTTTTAAGGCAAAAGGCAATCGAATCATAGAGGTCAATCACAGACTCAATGAGTACAAAAAGAAAGCAAACCAACTCCTTACCTCCGAAGAAGGACTAAGACATCGAGGACGACGATGTGTAGAGCCAGAATCAGTATTCGGTCAAATGAAATACAATATGAGCTACAAACGCTTTCGACACTTCGGTCAAGACAAGGTCACTATGGACTTTGCCTTCTTTGCCATAGCATTCAATGTCAAGAAACTATGCTCTATGATGGCGAAAAACCCAAAAAACATGGATAATACACCTCATTCTTGCCCAAATCATCCATTTTTAGTCACTAACAACCTACTTTTAGAGGAAAACCAAATTCTAAAACATCTCGTAGCTGCTTAG
- a CDS encoding BACON domain-containing protein: MKKKNTLVMLLATMLFSLFAVSCQPEDDIQPDEINITLSQTSLEFDSKEQKPATPQITVTTNAKDWEVTDNAEWLDAKRQGDGIIITSESNSFGKTRVAEVLVFAGGVPKKITVTQSSADLILELSPTDFAIPKEGGKYMIDINSNSDSWRIDTEEEISWLHWRKLSNGQLIELIAEKNLTSDERKAQLYVISGDIQKQINIVQASGVLGNNVMPLLKSLATAPEINEFETNRGSQLLDFSGALPKYQYYTEKYEFLTLSPVFRIIRYERSIDDGRLNLVTMESGQAEYVTSEEFKEFLIENGFTIDKWEPQNKKFEGENKDLQYKFNIEVMDDGYSVKVNFKYYAVQKVHYETFSEFPYYNSNMLLKKNYEEVNKWELEQGSTLVKTNKSKDFPDEIATALYMKDTSNSPLFSTFYHFLWDKDLHTGKVSEIWFSHNKVELAYWDSSENKTHKWVLTNEFTELIEKEGFVLFGATESGWPAYVKIEKNLIFLPIVGVYKDLNDGKPVLEIVFNTLDPTASASLGTEDGRARILKELSMIIKRRQSLKKM, from the coding sequence ATGAAGAAGAAAAACACTTTAGTAATGCTTTTGGCTACGATGTTATTTTCTCTTTTTGCTGTCTCTTGTCAGCCGGAAGATGATATTCAGCCCGATGAAATCAATATAACTTTATCTCAAACATCTTTAGAATTTGATAGTAAGGAACAAAAGCCTGCTACTCCACAGATTACAGTTACAACAAACGCTAAGGATTGGGAAGTAACGGACAATGCAGAGTGGCTTGATGCCAAACGACAAGGAGATGGAATTATAATCACCTCAGAATCAAATTCTTTTGGTAAAACTCGTGTCGCCGAGGTGCTTGTTTTCGCTGGAGGGGTACCCAAGAAGATAACTGTGACGCAAAGTTCAGCTGATTTAATTTTAGAACTCTCCCCAACTGACTTTGCGATTCCAAAAGAAGGTGGCAAGTATATGATTGACATCAATAGCAATTCTGATTCTTGGAGAATTGATACTGAAGAAGAAATCAGTTGGTTACATTGGAGAAAACTTTCTAATGGTCAGTTAATCGAGCTCATCGCTGAAAAAAATCTCACATCAGATGAGAGAAAAGCACAGCTTTATGTCATCAGTGGTGATATTCAGAAGCAGATTAATATAGTACAAGCCTCAGGTGTTCTTGGAAATAATGTAATGCCATTACTTAAAAGCTTAGCGACAGCACCTGAAATAAATGAATTTGAGACTAACAGAGGTTCTCAACTTTTGGACTTTAGTGGAGCCCTACCTAAATATCAATATTATACTGAAAAGTATGAATTTTTAACTTTATCTCCAGTATTTAGAATTATTAGATATGAGAGATCAATTGATGATGGTAGATTAAACTTAGTTACCATGGAATCAGGGCAAGCAGAATATGTCACATCAGAAGAGTTTAAAGAATTCCTCATTGAGAATGGCTTTACGATTGATAAATGGGAGCCACAAAATAAAAAGTTTGAAGGTGAAAATAAAGATCTACAATATAAATTTAATATTGAGGTCATGGATGATGGCTATAGTGTAAAAGTTAATTTCAAATATTACGCTGTACAAAAAGTCCATTATGAAACATTCTCTGAATTTCCATACTATAATTCCAACATGTTGTTGAAAAAAAATTATGAAGAAGTAAACAAGTGGGAACTAGAGCAAGGCTCTACATTAGTTAAAACCAATAAAAGTAAGGATTTCCCAGATGAAATAGCAACGGCATTGTATATGAAGGATACTTCAAATAGTCCGCTATTTTCAACTTTTTATCATTTCTTGTGGGATAAGGATTTACATACTGGCAAGGTCTCAGAAATTTGGTTTTCACATAATAAGGTAGAGCTAGCTTATTGGGATAGTTCTGAAAATAAAACTCATAAATGGGTTTTGACAAATGAATTTACTGAGTTAATTGAAAAAGAAGGTTTTGTCCTTTTTGGTGCTACCGAAAGTGGGTGGCCTGCATATGTTAAAATCGAAAAGAACTTGATTTTTCTTCCTATTGTTGGTGTTTACAAAGATCTAAATGATGGAAAACCAGTATTGGAAATTGTTTTTAACACGCTTGATCCTACAGCATCAGCATCTCTTGGTACCGAAGATGGAAGAGCCCGTATCCTTAAGGAATTGTCTATGATTATCAAACGGAGACAAAGCTTAAAAAAGATGTGA
- a CDS encoding PH domain-containing protein, whose protein sequence is MKNTEPRDFSTPRRMGWEALIVIMVNAFGEILKNLWILIIPFVFGNGIKEGRTMLYFLCGLVILSFINPLSRYFTTTIQIKDGKIITRSGLFYKQVKTIPLNRIHALRTKSGPIYQAVDMIGVFFDTIAEKGQELEFILSEEDWQMMLSLVSPEEMMEVQKQIEMRESREKSKVVYRMSPIQIIKGTLVQNHLKGLWMIVLAFWYLFSQLSDYSWIMDKLLSYAEAQFIGVSIVFYLMAFIFAYIAGLIVLCAAMLMKYWGLQITFHKNRLEYEAGLFTHKTVRIHRDKVIGLSTKKNYFERKLGLITFKFKQASNALGLKGDEELAIIGMDKPQMILDCWNEGHDHRSTDLVLSGHSQFGLFWRHLFSRCLFFVIVVVIAITSYKPILYGLIPLLMIFGFEGWKRFRKSKIEIFDDCINVYSGFFANQILTIPMDRIERIERRQLNLLGISFSAGHLTIMSKGEDITVRSLRLDTLAKAYDYLLFRATCK, encoded by the coding sequence ATGAAGAATACAGAGCCAAGAGACTTTTCCACACCCAGACGAATGGGCTGGGAGGCTTTAATAGTCATAATGGTCAATGCCTTTGGGGAGATTCTGAAGAATTTGTGGATCCTGATAATCCCTTTTGTTTTTGGAAATGGTATCAAAGAGGGGAGAACAATGCTTTACTTTCTTTGTGGCTTAGTGATACTCTCATTTATCAATCCTCTTTCAAGGTACTTTACAACTACGATTCAGATTAAAGATGGGAAAATTATCACCCGGTCAGGACTATTTTACAAGCAAGTCAAGACCATCCCATTAAATAGAATACATGCCCTTCGAACTAAGAGTGGGCCTATATATCAAGCCGTAGATATGATAGGGGTCTTCTTTGATACGATTGCGGAAAAGGGTCAAGAGCTGGAGTTTATCTTAAGTGAAGAAGATTGGCAGATGATGCTTAGCCTAGTCTCTCCAGAAGAGATGATGGAAGTCCAGAAGCAGATAGAGATGAGGGAATCCAGGGAGAAAAGTAAGGTTGTCTATAGAATGTCCCCTATTCAGATCATAAAGGGTACGTTGGTACAGAACCACCTCAAGGGGTTATGGATGATTGTATTAGCCTTCTGGTATCTCTTTTCTCAGCTCAGTGATTATAGTTGGATCATGGATAAGCTCCTTTCATATGCAGAAGCACAGTTTATCGGGGTGTCCATAGTATTTTATTTGATGGCTTTTATCTTCGCCTATATTGCAGGCTTGATTGTTCTGTGTGCAGCGATGCTAATGAAGTATTGGGGATTGCAAATCACATTTCATAAAAATAGATTGGAATATGAGGCGGGCCTCTTTACTCATAAGACCGTACGCATACATCGGGACAAAGTTATAGGACTCTCTACGAAGAAAAATTACTTTGAGCGAAAATTAGGCTTAATAACTTTCAAATTCAAGCAAGCTTCAAATGCACTTGGCTTAAAGGGAGATGAAGAGCTCGCAATCATTGGAATGGATAAGCCGCAAATGATATTAGATTGCTGGAATGAAGGTCATGATCATAGATCAACCGATTTAGTACTATCAGGTCACTCTCAGTTTGGACTATTTTGGAGGCACCTCTTTTCCCGCTGTTTATTTTTTGTGATAGTGGTGGTGATTGCAATAACCAGTTATAAGCCTATACTTTATGGATTAATTCCTCTGCTCATGATATTTGGCTTTGAGGGTTGGAAAAGGTTTAGAAAAAGTAAAATTGAGATTTTCGATGATTGTATCAACGTGTATAGTGGCTTTTTTGCTAATCAGATACTCACGATACCGATGGATAGAATAGAGCGTATTGAGAGACGCCAGCTAAACCTATTAGGAATCTCTTTTAGTGCAGGACATCTAACAATTATGTCTAAGGGAGAGGATATCACTGTCAGGTCCTTAAGGTTAGATACACTCGCTAAAGCCTACGATTATTTGCTCTTCAGGGCCACTTGCAAATAA
- a CDS encoding PH domain-containing protein gives MKVPEDYINPEIGIDRLPPVTDMELNRLDPKFYYQMLLSASIVYILMFIPIIVFVYIQSREKMNPNYEPIPLWVILATTGLILVVWLCNLLILKKALDYRGYGIRSKDISMRRGLFFRKYRTVPFNNIQQVSVEQGLLARPFKLYRLEIEDASQSGQGLSIPGLTKERAHELKDFLLGQIS, from the coding sequence ATGAAAGTACCTGAAGATTACATCAACCCTGAAATAGGGATAGACCGATTGCCTCCGGTTACAGATATGGAGCTCAATCGATTAGATCCTAAGTTTTACTACCAAATGCTCCTTTCTGCATCTATTGTTTATATACTGATGTTTATTCCTATTATAGTTTTTGTATATATACAATCTAGAGAGAAAATGAACCCGAATTACGAACCCATTCCTCTTTGGGTAATACTCGCTACCACGGGCTTAATATTGGTAGTGTGGTTATGTAATCTCTTGATATTAAAAAAAGCATTGGACTACCGAGGATATGGCATAAGGAGTAAGGATATCTCTATGCGACGTGGTCTTTTCTTTCGTAAATACCGCACTGTTCCCTTTAATAATATACAACAGGTATCGGTGGAGCAGGGGCTTCTGGCTCGTCCATTCAAGCTTTATCGATTGGAGATTGAAGATGCTTCTCAAAGCGGACAAGGGCTCTCTATCCCAGGTCTAACTAAAGAGCGAGCACATGAGCTCAAAGACTTTTTATTGGGACAAATCTCATGA
- a CDS encoding MFS transporter has product MNPTTQQKQQSYMVPFIIMVVLMALIGLITNLNQQFQAPMKAAYLLKGGNWSNTLATLLNFAFFTAYLVMGPVSSKYIAKNGYKKTLVFGLSILCIAFGIYMSSAYVFDAFDLKNFQGAIDEAKAIEAAGVAGVPAMQALASSTGHFHVEVLEATGEYNGLTWLGTVTVPMAYYVFLIAAFIAGTALTYLQAVVNPYIVACDVKGTTAIQRQSIAGTGNSLMTTIGPLIVAYIIFQGKGGLEVDITSLYVPFAILLLLVLILAFTLNKVELPEVAGGGAKEADLTENIWSFRHVKLGVLALFAYVGVEVCVGTNVLFYAQDDLGFTIKDAALISSIYWGGLLVGRFLSSFLNKVSAQKQLLIASTGAGLFILISMVTKEPWFLAAVGLFHSVMWPAIFTLALVDLGRYTSKASGILMMGCFGGALLPVLQGLLADQIGSWQWTWLFVILGEIYILYYSLSGHKVLKKDLNF; this is encoded by the coding sequence ATGAATCCAACAACTCAACAAAAACAACAGAGCTATATGGTGCCATTCATCATCATGGTTGTACTAATGGCTCTAATTGGATTGATTACCAATCTCAACCAACAGTTTCAGGCTCCAATGAAGGCAGCGTACCTCCTTAAGGGAGGGAATTGGTCCAATACGTTAGCTACATTGCTCAACTTCGCATTCTTTACAGCATATCTAGTAATGGGCCCTGTGAGCTCAAAATATATCGCTAAGAATGGTTATAAGAAGACTTTAGTCTTTGGACTAAGTATTCTTTGTATTGCCTTTGGTATTTATATGTCTTCGGCTTATGTCTTTGATGCCTTTGACTTAAAAAACTTCCAAGGTGCTATTGACGAAGCTAAAGCGATAGAGGCGGCGGGTGTTGCTGGAGTCCCAGCTATGCAAGCATTAGCCTCCAGTACTGGTCACTTCCATGTAGAGGTGTTGGAAGCCACAGGAGAATACAATGGCTTGACTTGGCTAGGTACGGTGACAGTCCCAATGGCATACTATGTATTCCTAATCGCTGCATTTATTGCCGGTACTGCTCTAACATATCTCCAAGCTGTCGTTAATCCGTATATCGTAGCGTGTGACGTGAAAGGGACAACTGCTATCCAACGTCAGAGCATTGCAGGTACAGGTAACTCACTGATGACAACCATTGGCCCTCTAATCGTAGCCTATATTATCTTCCAAGGTAAGGGTGGACTAGAGGTGGATATTACTTCCCTATATGTTCCATTTGCCATCCTCCTATTACTCGTGCTAATCTTAGCATTCACCTTAAATAAGGTTGAGTTACCAGAAGTTGCGGGCGGTGGTGCAAAAGAGGCTGACCTCACAGAGAATATCTGGAGTTTCCGCCACGTAAAATTGGGCGTTTTAGCATTATTTGCTTACGTGGGTGTTGAAGTTTGTGTCGGTACCAATGTACTCTTCTACGCACAGGATGACCTAGGCTTTACCATTAAGGATGCCGCTCTAATTTCATCTATTTACTGGGGTGGATTGCTTGTAGGACGTTTCCTAAGTAGTTTCCTTAATAAAGTAAGTGCACAGAAGCAATTGTTAATCGCCTCTACTGGTGCTGGACTCTTTATCCTAATTTCTATGGTCACTAAAGAGCCATGGTTCTTAGCCGCTGTAGGCCTATTCCACTCTGTTATGTGGCCAGCTATTTTCACTCTTGCCTTAGTTGATTTAGGTCGATATACATCTAAAGCTTCAGGGATCTTAATGATGGGGTGCTTTGGTGGTGCATTGCTACCTGTGCTTCAGGGATTATTGGCAGACCAAATAGGCTCATGGCAATGGACCTGGCTATTCGTCATCCTTGGAGAAATATATATCCTGTATTACTCTCTAAGTGGACACAAAGTACTTAAGAAGGATTTAAATTTTTAA
- a CDS encoding valine--tRNA ligase — protein MSKELSAKYNPADVEDKWYAYWQEHKLFASSPDNRKPYTVIMPPPNVTGILHMGHMLNNTIQDILVRRARMTGYNACWVPGTDHASIATEAKVVERLAKQGIKKSDLSREEFLKHVWDWTHEHGGIIIDQLKKVGASCDWDRLAFTMDDERSEGVIDVFCDLYRKGLIYRGVRMINWDPKAQTAISDEEVLHEEQKGKLYYIRYYVEGEENKYIVVATTRPETIFGDTAVCIHPEDQRYQWLKGKRVIVPGVGRSVPIILDEYVDLEFGTGCLKVTPCHDINDYMLGQKHNLPEIDIFNDNGTLNSYGGKYEGHDRMEVRNTFVQELDSLGLIEKIEDYVNKVGLSERTHVPIEPKLSMQWFLKMTDLAKPAYKAVMDDVIKLVPDRFKGIYAHWMENIKDWNISRQLYWGHRIPAYFLEDGTIVVGENIEIALEEAKKQTGNPELTKDDLRQDPDTLDTWFSSWLWPISVFGNPMDKDNKDLNYYYPTADLVSGPDILFFWIARMIIAGYEFRGEIPFKNVYLTGIVRDMQRRKMSKSLGNSPDPLKLIAQYGADGVRMGLMTAASAGNDILFDETLVEQGRNFNNKVWNSFRLIQGWEVSELAQQDAAQVAAVNWFEQLLRHASAELQDLFSKYRISDAILLLYKLIRDDFSGTYLELIKPAYGEPIDPLTLKSTNNFFERLLKLLHPFMPFITEELWQALEPRKDGESIMVAQLEEIQPADISIIKEMEVANAVITQIRNLRAQRNVSPREELELYNSGEELSPSVKAVVGKLANITAFHAGKIEESAEVATFMVGTGSFGVPFTGLIDIDAELKKLNAEVEHLEKFLKGVRGKLSNEKFVSNAPEQVVALERKKESDALEKLESVRTRIASLQK, from the coding sequence ATGAGTAAGGAATTAAGTGCTAAGTATAACCCAGCTGATGTTGAAGACAAGTGGTATGCTTATTGGCAAGAGCATAAGCTATTTGCGTCATCACCCGATAATAGGAAACCCTATACAGTTATTATGCCCCCACCAAATGTCACAGGTATTCTGCATATGGGGCATATGCTTAATAACACCATTCAAGATATTTTGGTCCGTCGAGCAAGAATGACTGGCTACAATGCTTGCTGGGTGCCAGGGACTGACCACGCCTCCATTGCTACTGAAGCTAAGGTGGTAGAGCGTCTGGCTAAGCAGGGAATTAAGAAGAGTGATCTTAGTAGAGAAGAGTTCCTTAAGCATGTATGGGATTGGACCCATGAGCATGGCGGTATTATTATAGATCAGCTTAAGAAAGTAGGTGCGTCTTGCGACTGGGATCGCCTAGCATTCACTATGGATGACGAGCGTTCGGAAGGGGTGATCGATGTCTTTTGTGACCTCTATCGGAAGGGCTTGATCTATCGTGGAGTACGGATGATTAACTGGGATCCTAAGGCACAGACAGCTATCTCTGATGAAGAGGTATTGCATGAAGAGCAGAAGGGTAAGCTCTATTATATCCGTTATTATGTTGAAGGCGAAGAGAATAAGTATATCGTAGTAGCAACTACTCGCCCAGAAACGATCTTTGGTGATACTGCTGTATGTATTCACCCAGAAGATCAGCGTTATCAATGGCTAAAGGGTAAGAGAGTTATTGTCCCTGGGGTTGGTCGTAGCGTGCCGATTATCCTAGATGAATATGTGGATCTCGAATTTGGTACAGGTTGCCTTAAGGTCACCCCATGCCATGATATAAATGACTATATGCTCGGACAGAAGCATAATCTACCTGAGATCGATATCTTCAATGACAATGGGACACTCAATTCATATGGTGGTAAGTATGAGGGCCATGATCGAATGGAGGTTCGTAACACCTTTGTTCAGGAGTTGGATAGCTTAGGCTTGATCGAGAAGATTGAGGATTATGTCAATAAGGTTGGTCTATCAGAGCGTACCCATGTGCCTATTGAGCCAAAGCTCTCGATGCAGTGGTTCTTGAAAATGACAGATCTTGCTAAGCCTGCTTATAAGGCTGTTATGGATGATGTTATAAAGCTTGTTCCTGATCGATTTAAGGGTATCTATGCTCATTGGATGGAGAATATCAAGGATTGGAACATCTCTCGTCAATTGTATTGGGGACACCGAATTCCAGCCTACTTCCTTGAAGATGGTACGATTGTGGTCGGCGAGAATATTGAGATTGCCTTAGAGGAGGCCAAGAAGCAAACAGGTAATCCCGAATTGACCAAAGATGATCTCAGACAAGATCCTGATACCTTGGATACTTGGTTCTCTTCATGGCTATGGCCTATCTCAGTATTTGGTAATCCAATGGATAAGGACAATAAGGATCTCAATTACTATTACCCAACTGCTGATTTGGTCTCTGGACCCGATATTCTCTTTTTCTGGATCGCACGAATGATCATTGCTGGTTATGAGTTCCGAGGGGAAATTCCATTCAAGAATGTTTATCTTACAGGGATTGTTCGTGACATGCAACGTCGTAAGATGAGTAAGTCATTAGGAAATAGTCCAGACCCTCTTAAACTCATTGCTCAGTACGGAGCTGATGGAGTTCGTATGGGGTTGATGACTGCAGCTTCAGCAGGAAATGATATTCTTTTCGATGAAACGCTGGTAGAGCAAGGCCGTAACTTTAATAATAAGGTGTGGAACTCTTTCCGACTTATTCAGGGATGGGAAGTAAGCGAATTAGCTCAGCAAGATGCTGCACAGGTGGCAGCTGTAAACTGGTTTGAACAGCTTCTTCGTCATGCGTCTGCAGAGTTACAAGACCTCTTCAGCAAGTATAGAATAAGTGATGCTATATTGTTACTGTATAAGTTAATAAGAGACGATTTCTCTGGGACTTATCTTGAACTCATTAAGCCTGCTTATGGGGAGCCAATTGATCCGTTAACATTAAAGTCAACTAATAATTTCTTCGAAAGACTCCTCAAGCTTCTTCACCCATTTATGCCATTTATCACAGAGGAGTTGTGGCAAGCGTTGGAGCCTAGAAAGGATGGAGAAAGTATTATGGTCGCTCAGTTGGAAGAGATACAACCAGCGGATATTAGCATCATCAAGGAGATGGAGGTAGCTAATGCTGTGATTACCCAAATTAGGAATCTTCGCGCTCAGCGTAATGTATCGCCACGAGAAGAATTAGAACTTTACAATTCAGGTGAGGAGCTAAGTCCTTCGGTAAAGGCTGTCGTGGGTAAGTTGGCCAATATTACTGCTTTCCATGCTGGTAAGATTGAGGAGAGTGCCGAGGTTGCTACCTTTATGGTCGGGACAGGTTCTTTCGGCGTACCATTTACTGGATTGATTGATATAGACGCAGAGCTTAAGAAGTTAAATGCTGAGGTTGAGCACCTCGAGAAGTTCCTCAAAGGTGTTCGTGGTAAGCTATCTAATGAGAAGTTTGTGTCAAACGCACCTGAGCAGGTCGTTGCTCTAGAACGAAAAAAAGAGAGTGATGCTTTAGAGAAGTTAGAGTCTGTTCGTACTCGTATAGCTTCGCTCCAGAAATAA
- a CDS encoding IS982 family transposase, translating into MTTNILESFCIIDDFSIQFDRVVAENAIEQGGKKRRNRKSRLSDSEVMTILILFHMSRYRDLKSFYLKYVQVHLKSEFPQTVSYNRFVELQTKVGLKLVMFLNMCCLGKCTGVSFIDSTPLRSCHIKRERTHKTMKGWAQKGRSTMGWFYGFKLHLVINDKGEIITYQITPGNTDDRAPLKDDSFSKKLFGKLIADRGYISKSLFDKLFIDDIHLITKLKKNMKNALMHIHDKILLRKRAIIETVNDLLKNVCQIEHTRHRSVNNFVVNLVSGLLAYNLMPKKPSLNLEIIDKEALAIVS; encoded by the coding sequence ATGACAACAAATATACTAGAATCATTTTGTATTATCGACGATTTCTCTATTCAGTTTGATCGTGTTGTTGCTGAGAATGCTATAGAACAAGGAGGTAAGAAGAGAAGAAATAGAAAATCACGTCTTTCTGACAGTGAGGTCATGACAATACTCATACTTTTTCATATGTCAAGATATAGAGACCTCAAGTCCTTCTATCTCAAATATGTTCAGGTTCATCTTAAAAGTGAATTTCCTCAAACAGTCTCCTATAATCGTTTTGTGGAACTTCAAACTAAAGTGGGGCTAAAGCTTGTTATGTTTCTCAATATGTGCTGCTTAGGAAAGTGTACAGGTGTTTCTTTTATTGACTCTACTCCTCTAAGATCTTGTCATATCAAACGGGAAAGAACCCATAAGACTATGAAAGGTTGGGCACAGAAAGGTCGCTCCACAATGGGTTGGTTCTATGGCTTTAAACTGCATCTTGTTATCAATGACAAAGGAGAGATTATCACCTATCAGATCACGCCTGGTAATACAGATGACAGAGCTCCACTAAAGGATGACTCTTTCTCTAAGAAACTCTTTGGTAAGCTCATTGCGGATAGAGGATATATCTCAAAGAGTCTATTTGACAAGCTCTTTATTGATGATATACACTTGATTACAAAACTTAAGAAGAATATGAAGAATGCTCTAATGCATATTCATGATAAAATTCTCCTTCGAAAAAGAGCCATCATAGAAACCGTCAATGATCTCTTAAAGAATGTATGCCAAATAGAACATACGAGACATCGCAGTGTCAATAATTTCGTAGTCAATCTGGTTTCAGGATTACTTGCGTACAACTTGATGCCTAAAAAGCCTTCCTTAAATCTTGAAATTATTGATAAAGAGGCTCTTGCTATAGTTTCTTAA
- the ybaK gene encoding Cys-tRNA(Pro) deacylase, with product MAKKSTKTNVARLMDAANISYELVPYEVDENDLSAAHVAEQLGENVEQVFKTLVLRGNKTGLLVCVIPGDAEVDLKKAAQLSGNKSVEMIHQKELLPLTGYIRGGCSPIGMKKSYPTYIDESATLYDQLYVSAGVRGLQLCISPDDLIAYTESVVGDLC from the coding sequence ATGGCAAAGAAGAGCACTAAGACGAACGTAGCTCGTCTAATGGATGCAGCAAATATTAGCTATGAACTGGTGCCGTATGAGGTGGATGAGAACGATCTCTCTGCGGCACATGTGGCGGAACAATTAGGGGAAAATGTGGAGCAGGTCTTTAAGACGCTTGTATTGCGTGGCAATAAGACTGGGCTCCTCGTCTGTGTCATCCCTGGGGATGCGGAAGTAGATCTGAAAAAGGCAGCACAACTATCTGGTAATAAGAGTGTGGAGATGATTCATCAGAAAGAACTGCTACCACTTACTGGCTATATACGTGGAGGTTGCTCCCCGATTGGTATGAAGAAGAGCTATCCTACCTATATTGATGAGAGTGCTACGCTATATGACCAATTATACGTGAGTGCTGGTGTGCGTGGGCTTCAACTATGCATTTCTCCTGATGATCTGATAGCTTATACCGAGTCCGTAGTAGGCGATTTATGCTAA